A genome region from Tolypothrix sp. PCC 7712 includes the following:
- a CDS encoding glycosyltransferase yields the protein MKIALVHDYLTQRGGAERVFELLCKRYPEADIYTSVYNHQKTIDLSERVVNTTFLQKIPGAAKYFRLMAPFYFSAFRALNLQDYDLIISSSTSFAKAVRKKPQALHICFCHNVTRFLWDTETYLREYGDYRYFAPLLEKIFQVMRNVDLEYAQEPDLYIANSSIVARRIQDIYKKQAIVINYPIDTSNFIFSDQKEEYYLASARMISYKRLDIIIEAFNWLGWRLLISGDGPEQARLKSKALDNIEFLGHVSDAKRKDLFSKAKSVIVAALEDYGLVPVEANASGTPVIAYGAGGVLDTQVPRKTGVFFKRQTPESLQTALLEAGEITWDYQNIRNHAVTNFSETAFFSKVEQIIDQAWRVHQSSNLLA from the coding sequence ATGAAAATTGCTCTAGTCCATGATTACTTAACCCAGCGCGGTGGAGCAGAGCGCGTGTTTGAATTGCTTTGTAAGCGCTACCCTGAAGCTGATATTTACACCTCTGTTTACAATCATCAAAAAACTATAGATTTAAGTGAGCGTGTAGTTAATACAACTTTCTTACAAAAAATTCCCGGTGCAGCTAAATATTTTCGCTTGATGGCTCCCTTCTATTTTTCTGCTTTTCGGGCTTTAAATTTACAAGACTATGACTTAATTATCAGTAGTAGTACGAGCTTTGCAAAAGCCGTCAGAAAAAAACCCCAAGCACTACATATTTGCTTTTGTCATAATGTTACGCGTTTCTTGTGGGATACAGAAACTTATTTAAGGGAATACGGTGATTATCGCTATTTTGCACCGCTACTAGAAAAAATATTCCAAGTTATGAGAAATGTAGATTTGGAATATGCACAGGAACCCGATTTATATATTGCTAATTCCAGTATTGTGGCTCGACGCATTCAGGATATTTATAAAAAGCAAGCTATTGTCATTAATTATCCCATTGATACCAGTAATTTCATTTTCTCAGACCAGAAAGAAGAATATTATTTGGCATCTGCGAGGATGATCAGTTATAAACGTTTAGATATAATAATTGAAGCTTTTAATTGGCTAGGGTGGCGTTTATTAATCTCAGGCGATGGCCCAGAACAAGCACGGTTAAAATCCAAAGCTTTAGATAATATTGAGTTCTTAGGACACGTCAGCGATGCAAAACGTAAAGACTTATTTTCTAAAGCTAAGTCTGTGATAGTTGCGGCTTTAGAAGATTATGGATTGGTTCCAGTGGAGGCTAATGCTAGCGGTACTCCAGTTATTGCTTATGGAGCAGGTGGTGTTTTAGATACTCAAGTTCCCAGAAAAACAGGAGTCTTTTTTAAGAGACAAACACCAGAATCTTTACAAACTGCATTACTAGAAGCTGGCGAAATAACTTGGGATTACCAAAACATTCGGAATCATGCAGTAACAAATTTTTCAGAAACAGCCTTCTTTAGTAAAGTCGAACAAATTATTGACCAGGCTTGGAGAGTGCATCAATCAAGTAATTTGTTAGCTTAA
- a CDS encoding GumC family protein, whose product MVQTSLNPSFNPNPNTPPENEAGYGQMLSVMVRRFPWFVLVFFTSVTFAGFITTKTKPTYKSSMQLLVEPNYQVKQGTATPENQFTEPTIEIDTATQLNIMKSSGLLQKAVDKVQQDYPDLTVDDVKNALVLNQIKTKEDNVLTKIFQVEYSDRDAEKTQKVLSAIRQVYLEYNKQQQDSRLQKGLQVIREQLKKASDEVNASETNLQRFRRTQNLIDPETQAKALEDALNKLEEERRTTRSQYQEALARQQSLQAQLNRTPQNALVSSRLSQSTRYQGLLNEIQKTELTLSQERLRFTDETPSVQKLQAQLEGQKELLQQEVSRTLGGLPASAVADGGNLLEQGQLGQIDLNLAGELVETQTNIVSLAARDQTLAQKENDLRLQLKRFPPLLAYYNRILPQLQFSRERLEQLLRAEQQVRQELSKGGFNWEVVEEPQKGTLMGPNLQQNLLLGAVVGLMLGGIATFVREASDDAVHTTAELEKHAALPLLGITPKLPPVKPRESVIKLPFGKPEELAPWTVQVLQSPPSWESLDLIYKNIELLNTVTSLKSLMITSALPDEGKSALALGLAMSAARLHKKVLLIDANLREPSLHNQLNLPNDQGLSTLLTSEGSIPNQMSIQYSGSSYIDILTAGPTPADAANLLSSPRMTQLMATFEENYDLVLVDGSPVLGLVDAMLTASSCRSVVMLASIGRVTRSQMAQATAMLSKLNLIGVVANGASNADSTYVPYTKPQRFALQQAMEKYSSSRLSETGSRRERG is encoded by the coding sequence GTGGTTCAAACTAGTCTTAATCCGAGTTTCAATCCCAATCCGAATACACCTCCCGAAAATGAAGCGGGTTACGGACAGATGCTGTCCGTAATGGTACGCAGATTTCCCTGGTTTGTGCTTGTATTTTTCACTTCCGTCACTTTTGCTGGTTTTATCACTACAAAAACCAAGCCTACCTACAAAAGTTCTATGCAGTTGTTGGTAGAACCCAATTATCAAGTTAAACAAGGAACAGCAACACCAGAAAATCAATTTACTGAACCGACTATTGAAATAGACACAGCAACCCAACTCAACATTATGAAGAGTTCTGGGCTGTTGCAAAAGGCTGTTGATAAAGTTCAGCAAGACTATCCAGACTTAACTGTTGATGATGTTAAGAATGCTTTGGTTTTGAATCAAATTAAAACCAAAGAGGATAATGTCTTAACTAAAATTTTTCAGGTTGAATATAGCGATCGCGATGCCGAAAAAACCCAAAAAGTTCTGAGTGCGATTCGCCAGGTGTATTTGGAATATAACAAGCAGCAGCAAGATTCCCGGTTACAAAAAGGGCTGCAAGTTATTAGAGAACAGTTAAAAAAAGCTAGTGATGAAGTTAATGCTTCTGAAACTAATCTGCAAAGATTTCGCAGAACTCAGAATTTAATCGATCCGGAAACCCAAGCAAAAGCGCTAGAAGACGCTTTGAATAAACTTGAAGAAGAACGACGTACTACTCGTTCTCAATATCAAGAAGCTTTGGCGCGTCAACAATCTTTGCAAGCGCAACTTAACCGTACGCCACAAAATGCTTTGGTTTCTTCGCGTTTGAGTCAGTCTACTCGCTATCAAGGTTTACTCAACGAGATTCAAAAAACAGAACTGACCCTATCACAAGAACGCTTGCGGTTTACAGATGAAACTCCTAGTGTGCAAAAGTTGCAAGCACAACTAGAAGGACAGAAGGAATTATTGCAACAAGAGGTGAGCAGAACTTTAGGCGGCTTACCTGCTAGTGCTGTTGCAGATGGCGGAAATCTACTAGAACAAGGACAACTCGGACAAATTGACCTCAACCTTGCAGGTGAGCTAGTAGAAACACAAACAAATATTGTTTCTTTAGCAGCTCGCGATCAAACTTTGGCTCAGAAAGAAAACGACCTACGTTTGCAACTCAAACGCTTTCCGCCTTTGTTGGCTTATTACAATCGCATATTACCGCAACTGCAATTTAGTCGTGAAAGGTTAGAGCAGTTGTTGAGAGCAGAACAGCAAGTGCGTCAGGAACTTTCTAAAGGCGGATTTAATTGGGAAGTGGTTGAAGAACCCCAAAAGGGTACATTAATGGGCCCCAATCTGCAGCAGAACCTGTTGTTGGGTGCGGTGGTTGGCTTAATGTTAGGAGGTATTGCTACCTTTGTACGGGAAGCCTCTGACGATGCTGTTCATACTACTGCTGAGTTAGAGAAGCACGCAGCTCTACCATTGTTGGGTATTACTCCCAAGTTACCCCCTGTTAAACCTAGAGAGTCAGTAATTAAGTTGCCTTTTGGTAAACCAGAAGAGCTTGCACCTTGGACAGTTCAAGTATTACAATCTCCTCCTAGTTGGGAATCGCTAGACCTAATTTATAAAAATATTGAACTGCTCAATACTGTTACCAGTTTGAAATCATTAATGATTACCTCGGCTTTACCCGATGAGGGTAAGTCCGCTTTGGCATTAGGTTTGGCAATGAGCGCGGCGCGGTTACACAAAAAAGTACTATTGATTGATGCTAATTTGCGTGAACCAAGTCTACACAATCAACTCAATCTTCCCAACGATCAAGGGCTTTCCACTCTCCTCACCAGTGAAGGCTCTATACCTAACCAAATGAGTATTCAATACTCAGGCTCATCCTACATTGATATTCTGACAGCTGGGCCTACACCTGCTGATGCAGCTAATCTTTTGAGTTCGCCACGGATGACACAATTGATGGCAACTTTTGAAGAGAACTATGATTTGGTACTGGTAGATGGTTCTCCTGTGCTTGGATTAGTAGATGCGATGTTGACTGCATCATCTTGTCGTAGTGTTGTGATGTTGGCAAGCATTGGTAGAGTAACTCGCAGCCAAATGGCTCAAGCTACAGCGATGTTGAGCAAGTTAAATCTGATTGGAGTCGTAGCAAATGGAGCCTCCAACGCTGACAGCACATACGTACCTTATACAAAGCCACAAAGATTTGCACTGCAACAAGCAATGGAGAAATACAGCTCTTCTCGTTTGAGTGAAACAGGTTCTCGTCGGGAAAGAGGCTAA
- the hepC gene encoding heterocyst development glycosyltransferase HepC: protein MTISIIPSLQNPYKLTEQRQPNSDSPYCTLLWRRGQLLVKSPKYIKQPYLPSLDDKQWLVECLKHSPVKLVSIDAKLSEDLLRFWAEACAAANKPIFLRFPSGNQPLKKAHPVVRLWKQLFDRVLAFVLLVVLSPVMLGLVLLMQIDSPGPVFAREWLVGERGKLFLAIKLRTTEARHVTPLRRWLSKSGLHNFPQLLNVLQGDRGLMQSYCWTLADVVQLSSSTQRNLNAAETIDSWQVEATLKPAES from the coding sequence ATGACTATCTCAATAATTCCCTCTCTACAGAATCCCTACAAACTAACTGAGCAACGTCAACCAAATTCAGATTCTCCATACTGTACGCTATTGTGGCGGCGGGGTCAGTTGTTGGTGAAGTCTCCTAAATATATCAAACAGCCATATCTGCCTTCTTTAGATGACAAACAATGGTTAGTCGAGTGTTTAAAACATTCTCCAGTGAAGTTGGTGAGCATTGATGCCAAGCTAAGTGAGGATTTGTTGCGGTTTTGGGCGGAAGCTTGTGCAGCAGCTAATAAGCCAATTTTTCTACGGTTTCCCTCTGGGAATCAACCGCTAAAAAAAGCTCATCCTGTTGTCAGACTATGGAAGCAGCTTTTTGATAGGGTTTTGGCTTTTGTGTTGCTAGTCGTGCTAAGTCCAGTTATGCTGGGACTGGTTTTGTTGATGCAGATTGATTCACCAGGGCCAGTTTTTGCGCGTGAGTGGTTAGTGGGAGAGCGTGGTAAGCTTTTTCTAGCCATTAAGTTACGGACAACGGAAGCGCGCCACGTCACGCCATTGCGGCGTTGGCTGAGTAAATCTGGTTTGCACAACTTTCCGCAGTTGTTGAATGTATTGCAAGGTGACAGAGGTTTAATGCAATCGTATTGTTGGACTTTGGCAGATGTGGTGCAGTTAAGTTCCTCTACACAACGAAATCTCAATGCAGCAGAAACAATCGATTCATGGCAGGTAGAAGCTACGTTGAAGCCGGCTGAATCTTAA
- the hepA gene encoding heterocyst formation ABC transporter subunit HepA: MYFNLPQSTRRFIKTSSFWQNHYLILREFKKFPRLAILAIVLSLFAVTFEGFGLGFLLAFLQSLTTPDAEPIKTGFHWFDVVILDINGSPNERLYRVSILIVVITCIRASFNYLAQLCIQLSEVNLVDNLRKQIFEQLQAQELKYFAKKSSGELINSLTNEMERIRQIFGGVAFVITRLLTIAVYALSLFLISWQLSIISVLLFSLLAVGLTTLNRNVREKSFGVTKANDKFTARALEFLEGIRTIHAFSTIDFERRRYYKASQNIVTTWKSVYWLSLSVRPITESAATLILVMMIIVALTTGLMKVASLLTFFFILFRLVPMIQDLNGVVAFLNTQAGAVENIKQLLTPEDKDYFQNGKIQFPGLKQGIDIVSVDFGYEPNNLVLHNITLSIEQGQMIALVGETGGGKSTLADLIPRFHDPVQGQILIDGVDLRDFEINSLRRKMAIVSQKTFIFNTSIRNNIAYGTPNATDEEVREAARQAHALEFIEKLPGGFNTILGADGIQLSGGQQQRIAIARALVRKPEILILDEATSALDAITQQTIQEFLESYAVGRTVIVIAHRLSTIAQADKVVVLEKGRIVEQGKYQELLELKGQLWKYHQTHYQMGNS; this comes from the coding sequence ATGTATTTTAATCTTCCACAGTCAACTCGTAGATTCATCAAAACTAGTAGCTTTTGGCAAAATCATTATTTGATTCTACGAGAGTTCAAAAAATTCCCTCGACTTGCTATATTAGCGATTGTTTTATCGCTTTTTGCTGTTACATTTGAGGGGTTTGGACTGGGTTTTTTATTAGCATTTTTGCAGAGCTTAACTACTCCTGATGCTGAACCCATAAAAACTGGATTTCATTGGTTTGATGTCGTAATTTTAGATATTAATGGTTCCCCAAATGAAAGATTGTACAGAGTATCGATTTTAATTGTAGTTATAACTTGTATCCGCGCTTCGTTTAACTACCTCGCGCAACTTTGCATCCAACTGAGTGAGGTAAATTTAGTAGATAATCTCCGAAAACAGATATTTGAGCAGTTACAGGCACAAGAACTCAAATATTTTGCCAAGAAAAGTTCTGGCGAATTGATTAATAGTCTCACCAATGAAATGGAGAGGATTAGGCAGATTTTTGGCGGTGTGGCTTTTGTAATTACTAGATTATTAACAATTGCTGTCTATGCTCTATCGCTGTTTTTAATTTCTTGGCAGCTTTCTATTATTTCTGTTTTACTGTTTAGTCTCTTAGCTGTGGGGCTAACAACTCTGAATAGAAATGTACGGGAGAAGAGTTTTGGAGTTACTAAAGCTAACGATAAATTTACTGCTAGGGCGCTAGAATTTCTAGAAGGTATCCGAACTATTCATGCATTTTCTACTATCGATTTTGAACGGCGGCGATATTACAAAGCTAGTCAAAATATAGTTACTACTTGGAAATCAGTTTATTGGCTATCTTTATCAGTTAGACCAATTACTGAGAGTGCTGCCACATTAATTCTTGTGATGATGATTATTGTGGCATTGACAACTGGATTAATGAAGGTTGCTTCATTGTTAACATTCTTCTTTATCCTGTTCCGCTTGGTGCCAATGATTCAAGATTTAAATGGCGTAGTTGCTTTTTTAAATACCCAAGCAGGTGCAGTTGAAAATATTAAGCAGTTGTTGACACCAGAAGATAAAGACTATTTTCAAAATGGTAAAATTCAATTCCCTGGATTAAAACAAGGAATTGATATAGTATCTGTAGATTTTGGTTATGAGCCTAATAATTTAGTGCTACATAATATTACCCTGAGCATTGAACAGGGACAGATGATTGCCTTAGTAGGAGAAACTGGTGGTGGTAAAAGTACCCTGGCTGATTTAATTCCTAGATTTCACGATCCAGTACAAGGACAAATTCTCATTGATGGCGTTGACTTGCGAGATTTTGAAATTAACTCGCTACGTCGCAAAATGGCGATAGTCAGCCAGAAAACATTTATCTTTAATACTTCCATTCGCAACAATATTGCTTACGGTACTCCTAATGCTACCGATGAGGAAGTCCGCGAAGCAGCACGTCAAGCCCATGCACTGGAATTTATCGAAAAATTACCTGGAGGCTTCAACACAATTTTAGGTGCGGATGGCATTCAACTCTCTGGTGGACAACAACAACGAATTGCGATCGCGCGTGCTTTAGTACGCAAACCCGAAATTTTGATATTAGATGAAGCCACCAGTGCCTTAGATGCAATTACACAGCAGACTATTCAAGAGTTTTTAGAAAGTTATGCTGTAGGACGCACAGTGATTGTAATTGCTCACCGTCTCTCTACGATTGCTCAAGCTGATAAGGTTGTCGTCTTAGAAAAAGGACGCATCGTTGAACAGGGTAAGTATCAAGAATTACTTGAACTTAAAGGTCAATTGTGGAAATATCACCAGACACATTATCAGATGGGAAATAGCTGA
- a CDS encoding glycosyltransferase family 2 protein codes for MSNNSEVVQPLVSVIIPTYNRPQYLKQAIASAVRQTYQNLEIIVSDNCSPENPQGIVESFGDTRIKFVRHPENIGMFGNQMYGFKIASGKYVASLHDDDLWHEDFLAKLVPILEAHAELIIAFSDQYIIDALGNINYSGTEANTRGFKRDTLEQGMYKAFYKMGLLYKSIPTAAACVFRANLMNWDNIPAEVGGLWDVYLSYICATSGYAAYYYPERLTYYRAHEQTDTMLSGHRNAEAKIRKAKSELFCYQVFMEDPRLEEFKSYFQKQWLEANTTLGIGLLRNQQVLEARSYFWQALSKQKFNLRTIAALTLSFIPQPLATKFFDLLKFYIEWVSCKKNKFAQKINSMKKNIININLPQSIN; via the coding sequence ATGTCTAACAATTCTGAAGTAGTACAACCACTGGTTAGCGTAATTATTCCTACTTATAATCGACCACAGTATCTCAAACAAGCGATCGCTAGTGCAGTGAGGCAGACTTACCAAAATTTGGAAATTATTGTTTCTGATAACTGTAGCCCCGAAAATCCTCAAGGGATTGTGGAATCTTTTGGTGATACACGCATCAAATTTGTGCGACATCCAGAAAATATTGGAATGTTTGGTAATCAAATGTATGGCTTTAAGATAGCAAGTGGTAAATATGTTGCTAGCCTCCATGATGATGATTTATGGCACGAAGATTTTTTAGCTAAACTTGTGCCCATCTTAGAAGCACATGCAGAATTAATTATCGCTTTTAGCGATCAATACATCATTGATGCTTTAGGTAATATTAATTATTCTGGTACGGAAGCAAATACACGTGGTTTTAAGCGCGACACACTAGAGCAAGGAATGTATAAAGCTTTTTATAAAATGGGTTTACTTTATAAAAGTATCCCTACTGCCGCAGCTTGTGTATTTCGAGCTAATCTCATGAATTGGGATAATATTCCTGCTGAAGTTGGCGGTTTATGGGATGTATATTTAAGCTACATTTGCGCTACATCGGGTTATGCAGCTTACTATTATCCCGAAAGATTGACTTATTATCGTGCCCATGAGCAAACTGATACAATGCTTAGTGGTCATCGAAATGCTGAGGCAAAAATTCGCAAAGCTAAAAGCGAATTGTTCTGTTATCAAGTTTTCATGGAAGACCCTCGTCTTGAAGAGTTTAAGTCATATTTTCAAAAGCAATGGTTAGAAGCTAATACCACTTTGGGGATAGGTTTACTGCGAAATCAGCAAGTATTAGAAGCGCGTTCTTATTTTTGGCAAGCACTAAGCAAACAGAAGTTTAATCTGCGAACTATCGCAGCATTAACTCTGAGTTTTATTCCCCAACCTCTAGCTACGAAATTCTTCGATTTACTTAAGTTTTACATTGAGTGGGTTAGCTGCAAAAAAAATAAATTTGCTCAAAAAATTAACTCCATGAAAAAAAATATCATAAATATTAATCTACCTCAATCAATCAATTAA
- a CDS encoding glycosyltransferase produces MKNTVLIPTYRRPLDLSRCLLALQAQTKPVDQVIVVVRDTDQETWQFLADFPTDKLPLQTVTVSVPGVVAALNAGLAVVEGDIVSITDDDAAPHTDWLEKINAHFEADNRIAGVGGRDWIYQRNKLEDGSQQVVGKLQWFGRVIGNHHLGVGEAREVDVLKGVNMSFRHAAIAQLHFDERMRGTGAQVHFEMAFTFALKRAGWKLIYDPQIAVDHYPAQRFDEDQRHNFNEIAFINLVHNETLVLLDHLPPLRRAVFLLWAIFIGTRDSLGFVQWLRFLPIQGQLAGKKFLASLRGRWLGWQTHKQFKIQNPNFKSKFVVF; encoded by the coding sequence ATGAAAAACACTGTTCTTATCCCCACTTATCGCCGTCCTCTAGATTTGTCTCGTTGCCTTTTAGCATTACAGGCGCAAACGAAACCAGTCGATCAAGTAATCGTCGTTGTTCGCGATACAGATCAAGAAACTTGGCAATTTCTCGCTGATTTTCCCACCGATAAACTGCCACTACAAACCGTTACAGTTAGCGTACCTGGGGTAGTAGCAGCCTTAAATGCTGGACTAGCCGTAGTTGAGGGAGACATTGTTTCAATTACAGATGATGATGCAGCCCCCCACACTGATTGGTTAGAGAAAATCAACGCGCATTTTGAAGCAGATAACCGCATTGCTGGCGTTGGTGGGCGTGATTGGATCTATCAACGGAACAAATTGGAAGATGGTTCTCAGCAGGTAGTTGGGAAATTGCAGTGGTTTGGACGGGTGATTGGTAATCATCACCTAGGAGTGGGAGAAGCGCGGGAAGTTGATGTTCTCAAAGGGGTGAACATGAGTTTTCGTCACGCTGCGATCGCGCAATTACATTTTGATGAAAGAATGCGTGGTACAGGCGCACAAGTCCATTTTGAAATGGCCTTTACCTTCGCCTTAAAACGCGCTGGTTGGAAGCTAATTTACGATCCCCAAATAGCAGTCGATCATTATCCTGCACAACGTTTTGATGAAGACCAACGCCATAATTTTAATGAAATTGCCTTTATTAATTTAGTCCATAATGAAACTTTAGTTTTATTAGATCATCTGCCGCCGCTACGTCGTGCAGTGTTTTTATTATGGGCAATATTCATAGGCACAAGGGATAGTTTGGGCTTTGTGCAATGGTTGAGATTCTTACCTATCCAAGGACAATTAGCAGGTAAAAAATTCCTGGCTTCTTTGCGTGGGCGCTGGTTAGGTTGGCAAACACATAAACAATTCAAAATTCAAAATCCAAACTTCAAAAGTAAATTTGTTGTGTTTTGA
- a CDS encoding glucose-6-phosphate isomerase translates to MPSQQKQILYNPVLQENFSPQDRAAQAWMVILGYILLIVVCYFTGAATMLRLVFPATSLLVGLFLYFRHPILYIGFTWWIWFLTPLVARLVDYRVGWDPTRQILIAPYLVVFVTIGTFIKYLPSSVRQGGLPFLLAFIGVFYGFLVGLIYNAPVPVARGLLDWLSPIIFAFHLFMNWRDYPTYREQMQRVFLWCVLITGAYGVYQFVVAPEWDRYWLIESKMFTSSGDPEPFGMRVWSTLHSVGPFGSVMQAGLLLLFTRTGFLIFPASAVGYLSFLLAQARTNWGGWLLGVIMILGSVKARIQMRLITIIVVMAICVVPLTTIEPISEVVATRLETFSNLENDTSFKDRSGSYDRNLSIALSNVLGNGLGNIWKVNEKTGQIEVFVIDSGVLDMFFTLGWAGAIFYLGGLILTIINVSKYKEGRFDSFVSAARAIGISGCFQLVIGSGMLSVAGMILWGFLAMSMAAHKYYQHQSNLQYPIIKYPGSIPQIGNSN, encoded by the coding sequence ATGCCTTCTCAACAGAAACAGATACTTTACAATCCTGTTTTGCAAGAAAACTTCTCGCCTCAAGACCGGGCTGCACAAGCTTGGATGGTAATCTTGGGTTACATATTGCTCATAGTAGTTTGTTATTTTACTGGTGCAGCAACGATGTTGCGATTAGTTTTTCCGGCAACATCTTTATTAGTAGGTTTATTTCTTTATTTCCGCCATCCCATTCTCTATATTGGGTTTACTTGGTGGATTTGGTTTCTCACACCTTTAGTTGCGCGGTTGGTAGATTATCGAGTTGGTTGGGACCCTACTCGTCAGATACTGATTGCACCTTATTTAGTGGTATTTGTCACTATTGGCACTTTTATTAAATATTTGCCTAGCAGTGTACGCCAAGGAGGTTTACCTTTTCTTTTGGCGTTTATTGGGGTATTTTATGGTTTTTTAGTGGGTCTGATTTATAATGCCCCTGTGCCTGTAGCAAGGGGTCTTTTAGATTGGCTCAGTCCGATTATTTTCGCTTTTCATTTATTTATGAACTGGCGAGATTATCCGACTTACCGAGAGCAAATGCAGCGTGTATTTCTCTGGTGTGTGTTAATTACTGGTGCTTATGGTGTCTATCAATTTGTGGTAGCGCCAGAATGGGATAGATATTGGTTAATCGAATCCAAAATGTTTACCAGTTCCGGAGATCCAGAACCCTTTGGGATGCGTGTCTGGAGTACTTTGCACTCAGTTGGGCCTTTTGGTTCTGTAATGCAAGCTGGTCTATTATTGTTATTTACCAGAACTGGATTTTTAATTTTTCCTGCTTCGGCTGTGGGTTATTTGTCCTTCTTGTTAGCACAAGCACGTACTAATTGGGGCGGTTGGTTGTTAGGCGTAATTATGATTTTGGGTTCAGTCAAAGCTAGAATTCAAATGCGCTTAATTACGATTATTGTGGTCATGGCAATATGTGTTGTTCCCTTAACCACAATTGAGCCAATTTCAGAGGTAGTGGCTACTCGGTTAGAAACTTTTTCTAATTTAGAGAATGACACCAGTTTTAAAGATAGATCGGGCAGCTACGATCGCAATTTGAGTATTGCGCTTTCTAATGTATTAGGTAACGGTTTAGGTAATATCTGGAAAGTCAATGAAAAAACCGGACAAATCGAAGTTTTTGTGATTGACAGTGGCGTTTTAGATATGTTTTTTACCTTAGGGTGGGCTGGTGCTATCTTTTATTTAGGTGGCTTAATTTTGACAATTATCAATGTTAGTAAGTACAAAGAAGGACGTTTTGATAGTTTTGTCAGTGCTGCCCGCGCAATTGGAATTAGTGGTTGTTTTCAGTTAGTCATTGGTAGTGGGATGTTGAGTGTTGCTGGCATGATTTTATGGGGATTTCTCGCTATGTCTATGGCAGCACATAAATATTATCAGCACCAAAGCAATTTGCAATATCCAATTATCAAGTATCCCGGCTCTATTCCACAAATAGGTAATTCTAATTAA
- a CDS encoding glycosyltransferase family 4 protein: MKVIAIMPLAEQRGGGEMMFWDLMQQGRQAGIEWIAVFLEDGPMVEQVRALGIDTRVIASGRLREVHRMISAVFRIAMLAKQERVDAIANWMWITHLYGGLAAIAAGVPAIWYQLEVPNAKSWLLQLATLLPAQAIITLSKEGKEAQAKIWPYRPTHLVYPGVALDRFEPAVLPSPQEARSKLGLPLHGPLIGIVGRLQRWKGMHTLVDAMPQILQRYPDANCVIVGGKHDLEADYEDLLTAQIADLGLSDRVLMVGLQRNVPEWMQAMDIFIHASDNEPFGIVIIEAMALGKPVVAGNAGGPTEIITDGLNGLLTPYGDADALAIAILRYLDDPEFSDHVGVAARQRALDFSTQRYAQNFINTVRYAVSHVSKTITTVKTTPSTLN; encoded by the coding sequence ATGAAAGTGATTGCTATTATGCCACTGGCCGAACAAAGAGGCGGCGGGGAAATGATGTTTTGGGATTTGATGCAACAAGGACGGCAAGCTGGGATTGAATGGATAGCGGTATTTTTAGAAGATGGCCCAATGGTGGAACAGGTGAGGGCATTGGGTATTGATACCAGAGTAATTGCAAGCGGCCGTTTGCGAGAAGTTCACCGGATGATCAGTGCGGTATTTCGTATCGCTATGTTGGCGAAACAAGAACGTGTAGATGCGATCGCCAATTGGATGTGGATTACTCATCTATATGGAGGATTAGCTGCGATCGCAGCTGGTGTACCTGCTATATGGTATCAGCTAGAAGTACCTAACGCTAAGTCTTGGTTGTTGCAATTGGCGACATTATTACCAGCGCAGGCAATTATCACTCTCTCGAAAGAGGGTAAGGAAGCACAGGCGAAGATTTGGCCTTATCGACCAACACACTTAGTATATCCGGGTGTGGCTTTAGACAGATTTGAGCCGGCTGTTCTCCCTTCTCCACAAGAAGCGCGGTCAAAATTGGGTTTACCGTTACACGGGCCTTTGATTGGGATTGTGGGACGTTTGCAACGATGGAAGGGAATGCATACTCTAGTAGATGCCATGCCACAAATATTGCAGAGATATCCTGATGCTAATTGTGTCATTGTTGGTGGTAAGCATGATTTAGAGGCTGATTATGAGGACTTGTTAACAGCACAAATAGCAGATTTGGGTTTAAGCGATCGCGTTTTGATGGTGGGACTACAACGCAATGTTCCTGAGTGGATGCAGGCAATGGATATTTTTATCCACGCTTCTGATAATGAGCCTTTTGGGATTGTGATTATTGAGGCTATGGCCCTCGGGAAACCGGTAGTGGCTGGCAATGCTGGCGGCCCCACAGAAATTATTACAGATGGGCTGAATGGGCTATTGACACCCTATGGTGATGCAGATGCATTAGCGATCGCAATTCTTCGCTATCTTGACGATCCAGAATTTAGCGATCATGTCGGAGTTGCAGCACGACAACGGGCCCTGGATTTTTCTACGCAACGTTACGCCCAAAATTTTATTAATACAGTTCGTTATGCTGTTTCTCATGTGTCTAAAACCATCACAACTGTGAAGACAACTCCTTCAACTTTGAATTAA